The Desulfurispira natronophila genome contains the following window.
GTGGCACTGACGGATTGGCTTCGTCTTACACCAAGCTCAAAGACATCAACTCCTTCATGACTCCTGATGGAACCAACGTCTTTGATACGGCTCAGACCGTCACCCTCTACGGCAACGGCCAGAGCGTAGACGTTTACCTGGAGGGCAACGACAGTCTCGCTCGCCTGGAAGAGAAGCTGACCAAGGCGGTTACCGATGGATTGGGCATCTCCATGGGTGATGTTTCCACCGACAATCGCGTAGTGGATTTTGTTGGCAAGGGCTCTGCCACCGACAACACCGACGCAGCGGTGGAAGGCACCATGCTCATCCGCTCCCTGTTCAATGGCTCTCAGGGCGACATCTCCATCGTTGCCGAGCAGCAGGTGATTGACGCACTGAACTTCACCGAGATCCAGGCCTCAGAAGAAAACATCTACAATGTTCGCGTCACCGACGCCCACACTGGCCGTCCCGTTGGCAGTGACATTGTGGGTGATGGAGTGCTGAAGGGAGTTATCCAGGGTGTGGATGTCCAACTCAAGGGCAATATCGGCATAACTGCTGATTTTGATGAAGCACGTCAGCGCTTCAATTTTGAGGCGGAATCGGATCCCACCAGCATGAACCTGCACCTGGTGGACAGTGGCATCAGCTTCCAGATTGGTGCCAATGCCGGTCAGACCATCGATGCCAACATTGCCCAGATGGACACCAAGTCCATGGGGCTGACCAACACCTTGGTGGTCAGTCAGGATCTGGCCCAACAGGCTATTACCGACATCGACAAGGCCATCAATATGGTCTCCACCGAGCGGGCCAAAATGGGTGCTATATCCAACCGCCTCGACCACACCATCAACAGCCTCAGCGTCTCCTTCGAGAACCTGCAGGCCGCCGAGAGTCGTATCCGTGACGTCAACGTGGCCAAGGAAATGTCCCAGTTCACCCTGAACCAGATGCTTACCCAGTCGGCACAGAGTATGCTTGGCCAGGCCAACGCACTGCCCCAGGGTGTAATGCAGCTGCTGTTTTAACGGGTAGGTAAAGCTTGACGGGGGCCGGGAGCGGCTCCTGTCACTTTCCCCCGAGGAGGTGAACCATGCAGATTGATACTCACAGCATAGGCTCCCCTTCGGGAACTGGGCACGAGCAGCAGTACTTGCGCAGTCGGCAGGCCGCCGCTGAGCAAGCGCAGAACAAAACTGCCGAGCAAAAGAAACAGGTTCCCGGTAGGGAAAACAGTAGTGGCAAGCAGGAGGCTCCCAGTGAGCAGGAACTGCGCAAGGCGGTGGAAGAACTCAACCGCAATATGGACTTTCTCAACGTTTCTCGCCGCTTTGAGGTGCATGAGGACACCGAAAAGCTGGTAGTGAAACTGATGGACAAGGAGAGCGGCGACTTGATTCGCCAGATCCCGTCCGAGGATGCCATCAAGCGCATGACCCAGATACGGGACTTCCTGGGCCAGCTGTACGACGAAAACGCCTGAAAAATCGGATTATCGTAATCCATGAAACCCCAGCGCCACCGGAGAAAATCCGGTGGCGCTGGTTGTTGTGGGTAGTGGGTAGTGGGTAGTGGGTAGTAGATAGGCATCCTCTGTATCCTTGTTAATCTCTCTTCTTGTCAACTTTTCCCTTCCAGAGTATCCGTTCCATTTATTGACATTTACTGGCTCCTGATGAAGAATGCCTTTCAGGTTTTTCATTACTGCAGGCTTGCGCCAATTGCTTCAATATCAACAACAGGAGTAAATATTATGCATAAAAGGACCCTCGTACATCGCTACTTTCTTGCGGCGGTTCTGTTCGCTTTTTTGCTGACCCTTCCTGCCACTGCTCAAGCTGGCCGGATGGCTGCGGGTTTTTCCTTTGGTGAGACTACCGGGCTCAGCTTTAAATATTGGCAGGATAACCAGCGGGCAATTGATATGGCGGCGGGTTGGGGGTCTGATGAGTGGGATATTAAGGCTGACTATCTTTTCCACGAGCCGGAGATTTTCAGGGTCGATCACGGTCAGGTTTTTCTTTACTACGGTATGGGTTTCTACGCCCAGGGCAAAGATGATAAAGACGACATTGCTGGAGCTCGGGTGCCGTTCGGTGTCGAGTACTTTCTCCCCGGCATGCCCCTGAGTTTTTTTGGTGATGTTGCTCCGGCGATGGACCTTAGCCCCGAAACCAGTTTTGGCACCCAGGCTCATCTGGGTATGCGCTACATATTTTGACGGGAGCCTGGATGGATTTACAACATAGCGCTTTGGGTGGTTTTACCCATCAGATTGAAACCAGTGTGGATATTCAGGCGACTCCGCAACAGGTGTGGCAGGTGCTTACCGACTTTGCCGGATATGCGCAGTGGAATCCTTTTATGGTCAGTATTGACGGCAAGGCAAAAGTGGGCAGTCGTTTGCAGGTGCGCCTGCAGCTTGATGCCAACCGTCAAATGCCTATTTCTCCCAAAATTCTGGAGCTGGACGCGCCGTATCGGCTGCTGTGGCAGGGGCGTTTTCTTTTACCGGGGACTTTTACCGCTCGGCATATTTTTGAAATTACCCCGCTTGACGAGGGGCGCTGTAACCTGTCGCAGCGAGAAGAGTTTATTGGTCTCCTGGTTCCCTTTTTTCGGCGCTCCCTGGGGCAGACAACCAAAGATGGCCTTGAAGCAATGAACCAAGCCCTGGCAACGGAGGTGCAGCAACGCTTCAAGGAGGGTGAGGGGTGATCTGGGCAGCCCAAAACTACGGAACTTTACTACACCGCTTGCAGGCCAGTGGTGTGCTAAGCACTCCGGCCATAAGTGCTGCATTTGCCGCTATTCCCCGCGAGCACTTCCTTCCCGCCGAACTTCGAGATCAGGCAGGGAGGGACGAACCCTTTCCTATCGGCCACGGACAAACCAACTCCCAGCCCAGGACAGTAGCTTTTATGCTGGAACTGCTGCAGCCACAGGCGGGCCAGTCGGTGCTTGATATAGGCTCGGGCTCAGGCTGGACGACGGCCCTGCTGGCCCACATTGTTGGTGAGAAAGGTCGGGTTTTGGGACTGGAGCGCATAGATGAGCTGGTGCAAATGGGACAGCGCAATCTGCAGCAGTTTCACCTGCCACAGGCCACGATACGCCATGCTGGCACAGAAGCACTGGGACTTCCCGGCGAGCAGCACCATCGCATACTTGTCTCCGCCAGTGCCGCTACGAAAGAACCCATGGAACAACTCAGCCAACAGCTTCTTCCCGATGGGCGGCTGGTTGTACCAGTGGCAAATTCCATTTGGCTGGTGGAGAAGGATCAGGAGCAAAGGCTTTATTACCACGAGCACCCGGGCTTTGCCTTTGTTCCGCTGCGGTAAGTGGAGCTCTCAGGTGAAACCACGAATGGACACCAATAAACACGAATGAGCTGTAGGGTGGATAAGCGTAGCGCATCCACCAATAAATTTGAACCCCTTGCCATCTTTGCCCCCTGAACCTATAATATATCAGCATGAGCGACAACACCCACAACCACCATGACAAGGGATACAAGGCTCTGTTTTCTGAGCCCCAGATGGTAGAAGATCTACTGAGGGGATTCGTCAAGGAGGAGTGGGTGGAGGCTATGGACTTCAGCACCCTGGAGCCTACCAACAAGAGTTTTGTTGACGACAGCATGAACGAGCGCCACGATGACATCATCTGGAAGCTTCGTTTCCAGGATACTTGGCTCTACCTCTACCTGCTTATAGAGTTCCAGTCGAAGCCTGACTACTACATGGCCGTGCGGATCATGTCCTATGTGGCCTTGCTCTATCAGGATATCATCAAGGGCCCTGATTTCGAGAAGGATCGACCACTGCCACCAGTCATGCCCTTGGTGATATACAACGGTGCTCGCGGAGCGAGGAATGAGGCGTACTTGGAGTACGTTGCAGTGACAAGCGACAGCGGGCAACGCCGCAGATGAGGGTTTTTCAGCAGCCTGTTAGCGAACAGGACTATCCTGATACCGTGCTTGATCAAATGGAAGGCACCAATGTGGTGGCAGAAATCATCCGCATTGAGCACTCCAAGCAGACCGAGGATCTGCGCCGCAACATCAGGCGGCTCAGGCAGGTACTCAAGGATCCAATATACGAGAGACTACACCGTATTATCGCTATCTGGCTCAGCAGAAACGTGTTACGAGTAAGGTTCAAAAATCAGCAAATTGAAGAGTTCCATGACCTGATGGAGGTGGATGCCATGCTAGCCGAAAAAATAGAGGACTGGACAAAAGAGTGGAAGGATGAAGGACGACTGGAAGGACAAGCTAAGTTCCTTCACACCCAAATAGAACGACGCTTTGGATCAGTTCCTGCTGAAGTACAGGATCGCATCCATGCGGCCACTGAGGATGAATTGGCCCGCTACGCCATCAACATCTTTGATGCCCAATCGGCACGAGAAGTGGTGGAACTCTCAGATGAAACCACGAATGGACACCAATAAACACGAATGATAAAAGCCAGCTACTCCCTTTCGCCTGGAGAGCAACTGCCTTTTTGCATGAACATCGTGTGAATTCCTTCCCATTCCCTGTCTCTTATTCATCCGCAGATTGGACAGATTACCGCAGAAAAGGGGCTGGGGGTTAGGGGTTGGAGAATAGCTAATTTCCCCTCTGTTTCTAATCCCTGTCCACCATTCTCCATTCTCAAACGCGTTTTCTCGCCCGTTCGCTTCACTCACTTGAGGCGCTGAGTACGCAGAGAAAATAAGCTGGCAGTGGCTCTGCGAGAGGAAATGGTCCTTATTGCACTCAAAACTTTGGGTGTTTATCCCACTCATTTCCTCCATCTCTGCAGAGCTTTACGACCTGCTACACTTAGACAGAAAAAGACAACAAAGAGTTTACTGACAGGCTTTCTTATGGATAGATCAATGATTTTGGACTTTCTCAGGAATAACAAAGACACCCTTGCCCAAGAGTATGGTGTTGTGAAAATAGGGCTGTTTGGTTCTTATGCCAATGAGCTGCAACATGAAGGCAGCGATATTGATATTGCTATCGTCACCAACAAGAAAGACTATTTCAATCGTGAGGATTTGCGTGAGTATCTTGAGCATCACTTTGGAGCTTCAGTAGATATTGGATATCTTGATAGTTTCCGGAGTTATTATCGGGCACAGATTGAAAAGGAGATTATTTATGTCTGATATTCCACGAAATAGAAGGCTAGAACTATTTGTAGTAGATATCCTTTTAGCTGGATTTCGCATAAAGGAATACACTCAAGGGGTCAGGGATGCCGAGGAGCTCAGGCAGCAAAATATGCGCTGGGATGCCACAATCAGACAGCTGGAAATTGTTGGTGAAGCGGTAGGAAATATACTGAAAGACCAAAGCGCCTCGGGCCTTGCTCCATCGTACTTCCGTAGAATTGTCAACTTCCGAAACGTGATCGCTCATGGTTACTTTGGTATTGATGCAGATGAAGTGTGGGGGGTTACTCAGGAGCATCTCCCAGTTCTGGTAACCGATATAATGGAGCTTGCAATTGCCTTAAACCTTGAGATGGAGAGAGTGGTTGCTCTTGAAGTATGCGATTTGGAACGAAGAGGTGATAGGCAAGCCATTTCCTACTTGCAGGGATTAATCGGAAATCACAATACAACT
Protein-coding sequences here:
- a CDS encoding flagellin encodes the protein LVNGQATFSAAGGNVLNIREGMHGHLEIEFVKDFQVASAGSTAINDAARVRFIDVATGEAGSWANVNMLFSDEGGFLDLAGSGVQGRQSWGAGTEDNIGTTQNVFTGGAGLMFGTADSMKAGDKALLSVDGQIGSTATNFQGTLSVGGGAVKIDERFRNDVDDDSIVDYRGSFLVFTGENGLQNINLTDGSKQVTYNVAQLDSATGSVTIGNIQLDMNANQNGTQVDEVVNAEIRGTDGLASSYTKLKDINSFMTPDGTNVFDTAQTVTLYGNGQSVDVYLEGNDSLARLEEKLTKAVTDGLGISMGDVSTDNRVVDFVGKGSATDNTDAAVEGTMLIRSLFNGSQGDISIVAEQQVIDALNFTEIQASEENIYNVRVTDAHTGRPVGSDIVGDGVLKGVIQGVDVQLKGNIGITADFDEARQRFNFEAESDPTSMNLHLVDSGISFQIGANAGQTIDANIAQMDTKSMGLTNTLVVSQDLAQQAITDIDKAINMVSTERAKMGAISNRLDHTINSLSVSFENLQAAESRIRDVNVAKEMSQFTLNQMLTQSAQSMLGQANALPQGVMQLLF
- a CDS encoding DUF4351 domain-containing protein encodes the protein MRVFQQPVSEQDYPDTVLDQMEGTNVVAEIIRIEHSKQTEDLRRNIRRLRQVLKDPIYERLHRIIAIWLSRNVLRVRFKNQQIEEFHDLMEVDAMLAEKIEDWTKEWKDEGRLEGQAKFLHTQIERRFGSVPAEVQDRIHAATEDELARYAINIFDAQSAREVVELSDETTNGHQ
- a CDS encoding nucleotidyltransferase family protein, whose translation is MDRSMILDFLRNNKDTLAQEYGVVKIGLFGSYANELQHEGSDIDIAIVTNKKDYFNREDLREYLEHHFGASVDIGYLDSFRSYYRAQIEKEIIYV
- a CDS encoding flagellar protein FlaG, which translates into the protein MQIDTHSIGSPSGTGHEQQYLRSRQAAAEQAQNKTAEQKKQVPGRENSSGKQEAPSEQELRKAVEELNRNMDFLNVSRRFEVHEDTEKLVVKLMDKESGDLIRQIPSEDAIKRMTQIRDFLGQLYDENA
- a CDS encoding HepT-like ribonuclease domain-containing protein; protein product: MSDIPRNRRLELFVVDILLAGFRIKEYTQGVRDAEELRQQNMRWDATIRQLEIVGEAVGNILKDQSASGLAPSYFRRIVNFRNVIAHGYFGIDADEVWGVTQEHLPVLVTDIMELAIALNLEMERVVALEVCDLERRGDRQAISYLQGLIGNHNTTELTPFYLMLRVNAEYVERDVIFEGRAYREGETKIPGLKNEIWELKIRVSDGVVIDWPEGVSADIYMKVCDSGEYFLLNEYNRIIAKWVSGYVPDDILSIEDKGYGDYIIFIINENGAIENWLWEEGKIDPQDWEFAIN
- a CDS encoding protein-L-isoaspartate O-methyltransferase → MIWAAQNYGTLLHRLQASGVLSTPAISAAFAAIPREHFLPAELRDQAGRDEPFPIGHGQTNSQPRTVAFMLELLQPQAGQSVLDIGSGSGWTTALLAHIVGEKGRVLGLERIDELVQMGQRNLQQFHLPQATIRHAGTEALGLPGEQHHRILVSASAATKEPMEQLSQQLLPDGRLVVPVANSIWLVEKDQEQRLYYHEHPGFAFVPLR
- a CDS encoding Rpn family recombination-promoting nuclease/putative transposase, whose protein sequence is MSDNTHNHHDKGYKALFSEPQMVEDLLRGFVKEEWVEAMDFSTLEPTNKSFVDDSMNERHDDIIWKLRFQDTWLYLYLLIEFQSKPDYYMAVRIMSYVALLYQDIIKGPDFEKDRPLPPVMPLVIYNGARGARNEAYLEYVAVTSDSGQRRR
- a CDS encoding SRPBCC domain-containing protein, whose protein sequence is MDLQHSALGGFTHQIETSVDIQATPQQVWQVLTDFAGYAQWNPFMVSIDGKAKVGSRLQVRLQLDANRQMPISPKILELDAPYRLLWQGRFLLPGTFTARHIFEITPLDEGRCNLSQREEFIGLLVPFFRRSLGQTTKDGLEAMNQALATEVQQRFKEGEG